Proteins found in one Actinokineospora alba genomic segment:
- a CDS encoding ABC transporter ATP-binding protein, producing the protein MNAIEVRGLRKDYGDNTAVAGIDLHVTKGEIFALLGPNGAGKTTTVEILEGHRHRTSGEATVLGEDPGKAGRHWRSRIGIVLQTATDSAELTVAETVKHYAGYYPSPRSITDVLDVCGLTEKAGARIRSLSGGQRRRLDVALGIVGNPELLFLDEPTTGFDPQARRQFWDLVRTLAADGTTILLTTHYLDEAEALASRLAVIADGRIVAEGTPATLGGRETALATVTWTDHTGAHELRTDDPTGAVVALAGREISGLRVHQPTLEDVYLDLIGAKA; encoded by the coding sequence ATGAACGCGATCGAAGTCCGCGGCTTACGCAAGGACTACGGCGACAACACCGCCGTGGCCGGAATCGACCTCCATGTCACCAAGGGTGAAATCTTCGCCCTCCTCGGCCCCAACGGCGCGGGCAAGACCACCACCGTCGAAATCCTCGAAGGCCACCGCCACCGCACCAGCGGCGAAGCCACCGTCCTCGGCGAAGACCCGGGCAAAGCGGGCCGACACTGGCGTTCCCGCATCGGCATCGTCCTTCAGACAGCGACCGACAGCGCCGAGTTGACCGTCGCCGAGACCGTCAAGCACTACGCCGGTTACTACCCGAGTCCCCGGTCTATCACCGATGTCCTCGATGTCTGCGGCCTTACCGAGAAAGCAGGCGCGCGCATCAGGTCGTTGTCCGGCGGCCAACGCAGGCGCTTGGACGTCGCTCTAGGGATCGTCGGCAATCCCGAGCTGCTCTTCCTCGACGAGCCCACCACCGGGTTCGACCCGCAGGCCCGCCGCCAGTTCTGGGACCTCGTCCGCACCCTGGCCGCCGACGGCACGACCATCCTGCTCACCACCCACTACCTCGACGAGGCCGAAGCCCTCGCGAGCCGTCTGGCGGTGATCGCGGACGGGCGCATCGTCGCCGAGGGGACGCCCGCGACGCTCGGCGGGCGCGAGACGGCGCTCGCCACCGTCACCTGGACCGACCACACCGGCGCGCACGAACTCCGGACCGATGACCCGACCGGCGCCGTCGTCGCGCTGGCCGGGCGGGAGATCAGCGGGCTGCGGGTGCACCAGCCGACGCTGGAAGACGTCTATCTCGACCTGATCGGAGCGAAGGCATGA
- a CDS encoding DUF6801 domain-containing protein, whose product MAAGSTSASAEPIQLVTNHTCTYPLIDAQPAQVIRATDLPEQVTQARHLDRTPMQSRLRLGHHVAEMMRLARATSIKVTMVSHIWIQPVVGPARPLEAESATDWISLPPTPGDEFELVFNDYIAPLDFPDVGEVTIKVHDVLLDLTLRRSDGSIVIAQEVQCVQDPGQNNLLATIRVAPPAAPANLRTTDVGLDTVELAWDSTGQPAYEVFRDGELAATVPGTTVRVSGLRPDTDYVFTVRSPQSLFSAPLSVHTRPRVTHHDWNLAGTATLKAAHTSVALHGTLGVDHDVLTGNFTADLKLDPTTATMTLNGLFPATARVSFTPVGKVTGTFRTAHADVGITLSDLTLFGFPIPVAPCRTTTPAALEMSSVNLKLAGAFTIAPFTGCAPLTSVITSNVSGPDNTVELRLS is encoded by the coding sequence GTGGCTGCGGGCTCCACTTCGGCGTCGGCCGAGCCGATCCAGCTCGTGACGAACCACACCTGCACCTACCCACTGATCGATGCCCAGCCTGCCCAGGTCATCCGCGCCACCGACTTGCCCGAGCAGGTCACCCAGGCCCGACACTTGGACCGCACGCCTATGCAGTCGCGGCTTCGACTGGGCCACCATGTCGCAGAGATGATGCGGCTTGCCCGGGCGACCAGCATCAAAGTAACCATGGTTTCCCACATCTGGATCCAACCGGTCGTCGGCCCCGCCAGACCTTTGGAAGCCGAATCCGCCACCGATTGGATATCGCTACCGCCAACACCGGGCGACGAATTTGAATTGGTCTTCAACGACTACATCGCGCCGCTTGACTTTCCCGATGTGGGCGAGGTGACGATCAAGGTCCATGACGTCCTTCTCGACCTCACCCTTCGCCGGAGCGACGGCTCGATTGTCATCGCCCAGGAAGTCCAGTGCGTGCAGGATCCCGGCCAGAACAACTTGCTGGCCACCATCCGGGTCGCCCCGCCCGCCGCACCCGCGAACCTGCGCACCACCGACGTGGGCCTCGACACCGTCGAACTCGCCTGGGACTCCACCGGACAGCCCGCCTACGAGGTCTTCCGCGACGGCGAACTGGCCGCCACCGTGCCCGGCACCACCGTGCGCGTCTCCGGCCTGCGACCGGACACCGACTACGTCTTCACCGTCCGCTCGCCCCAATCCCTATTCAGCGCACCGCTTTCGGTCCACACCCGCCCCCGCGTGACTCACCACGACTGGAACCTCGCGGGCACCGCCACCCTGAAAGCCGCCCACACCTCGGTCGCCCTCCACGGCACGCTCGGGGTCGATCATGACGTGCTGACCGGCAACTTCACCGCCGACCTCAAGCTCGACCCGACCACCGCCACGATGACCCTCAACGGCCTGTTCCCCGCGACCGCCCGGGTCAGCTTCACCCCCGTCGGCAAGGTGACCGGCACGTTCCGAACCGCGCATGCCGACGTCGGAATCACGCTGTCGGACCTGACCCTCTTCGGCTTCCCCATCCCGGTCGCGCCGTGCCGCACCACCACCCCGGCCGCCCTGGAAATGTCCAGCGTCAACCTCAAGCTGGCGGGCGCCTTCACCATCGCGCCGTTCACCGGCTGCGCCCCGCTCACCAGCGTGATCACTTCGAACGTCTCTGGCCCCGATAACACGGTCGAACTCCGACTGAGCTGA
- a CDS encoding DUF397 domain-containing protein, whose protein sequence is MHAEWRKSSFSSGDGAACVEVAYSTEVHLRDSKAPEAGTLHLPASSWASLLAEISAPPSAI, encoded by the coding sequence ATGCACGCAGAGTGGCGGAAATCCAGCTTCAGCAGCGGCGACGGCGCGGCCTGCGTCGAGGTGGCCTACTCGACCGAGGTCCACCTACGCGACTCCAAGGCCCCCGAGGCGGGCACCCTGCACCTCCCCGCCTCTTCCTGGGCCTCACTCCTGGCGGAAATATCCGCACCTCCATCAGCAATATAG
- a CDS encoding helix-turn-helix domain-containing protein, with the protein MSDRLPARMRALGTELAALRVRAGLTTRQAATRIGISSASLNRIENAKRSASVADVSAMLAIYGVVGKERKRIMALVEAVTAPGWLETDHQLKELVTALARFEGQATSICHFAPANIPGLLQTPAYAEAIIGDARPDDMRKHLAERLDRQQVLTKRTAPSYVAILDEGALRRPMGGSFVMAQQIHWLIDRAKLPNVEVRVIPFKYGGYSSPGDFLTLSFRDAPTLVYVEHSGASGFLDNPSGSRRLQDKAVKLAKIALDSTDSVNFLTRMAADHERG; encoded by the coding sequence ATGAGCGATCGCCTTCCGGCGCGAATGCGTGCCCTGGGGACGGAACTGGCTGCCCTCCGCGTGCGTGCGGGGTTGACCACCCGACAAGCCGCCACCCGAATCGGCATCTCCAGCGCGAGCCTGAACCGAATCGAGAACGCGAAGCGTTCGGCCTCGGTGGCAGACGTGTCGGCCATGCTGGCGATCTACGGCGTGGTGGGCAAAGAGCGCAAGCGGATCATGGCTTTGGTCGAGGCAGTGACCGCGCCCGGTTGGCTGGAGACCGACCACCAGCTCAAGGAGCTGGTGACCGCACTGGCCAGGTTCGAAGGCCAAGCCACCTCGATCTGCCATTTCGCCCCGGCGAACATTCCTGGCCTGCTTCAAACACCCGCATACGCCGAAGCGATCATCGGCGACGCGCGCCCCGACGACATGCGGAAGCACTTGGCCGAGCGCCTGGATCGGCAACAGGTGCTCACCAAACGCACCGCACCGTCCTATGTCGCGATCCTCGATGAGGGAGCGCTTCGGCGGCCGATGGGCGGCTCATTCGTGATGGCGCAACAGATCCACTGGCTGATCGACCGGGCGAAGCTCCCCAATGTCGAGGTCCGCGTGATCCCGTTCAAGTACGGCGGCTACAGCAGCCCGGGCGACTTCCTCACCCTGAGCTTCCGCGATGCCCCGACCCTTGTCTATGTCGAGCACAGTGGTGCATCCGGCTTTCTCGACAACCCCAGCGGCAGCCGCCGGCTGCAAGACAAGGCGGTTAAGCTGGCAAAGATCGCCTTGGATTCCACCGATTCGGTGAACTTCCTGACCAGGATGGCGGCCGATCACGAACGGGGCTGA
- a CDS encoding citrate synthase 2, translating into MHNAVQDIDKTLAAAVEPDDGFRPGLEGVIAFRTEIAEPDRDGGALRYRGVDIEDLVGHVTFGNVWALLVDGRFGPGLPPAEPFPLPVHSGDVRVDVQAGLAMLAPIWGYQPLLDISDDEARDQLARASVMALSYVAQSARGIHQPAVPQKRIDECNSITERFMTRWRGEPDPKHVQAVDAYWVSGAEHGLNASTFTARVIASTGADVAASLSGAIGAMSGPLHGGAPARVLPMLEEVEKTGDARKFVKGILDRKERLMGFGHRVYRAEDPRARVLRRTCKELGAERYDVAVALEQAALAELRERRPDRAIETNVEFWAAVILDFAEVPPHMMPAMFTCARTAGWCAHIMEQKRTGKLVRPAAKYIGPAPRKPEEVDGWDNIAHL; encoded by the coding sequence ATGCACAACGCGGTGCAGGACATCGATAAGACACTTGCGGCGGCGGTGGAGCCGGACGACGGTTTCCGCCCCGGGCTCGAAGGCGTCATCGCCTTCCGGACCGAGATCGCGGAACCGGACCGCGACGGTGGCGCCCTGCGCTACCGGGGCGTCGACATCGAAGACCTTGTCGGCCACGTGACCTTCGGCAACGTGTGGGCTCTGCTGGTCGACGGCCGTTTCGGGCCGGGCCTGCCGCCCGCCGAGCCGTTCCCGCTGCCCGTGCACTCCGGCGACGTCCGGGTCGATGTGCAGGCCGGTCTCGCCATGCTCGCCCCGATCTGGGGCTACCAGCCGCTGCTCGACATCTCCGACGACGAAGCGCGCGACCAGCTCGCCCGCGCGTCGGTCATGGCGCTGTCGTATGTGGCGCAGTCCGCGCGCGGCATCCACCAGCCCGCGGTCCCGCAGAAGCGCATCGACGAGTGCAACTCGATCACCGAGCGCTTCATGACCCGCTGGCGCGGCGAGCCCGACCCCAAGCACGTCCAGGCGGTCGACGCCTACTGGGTCTCCGGCGCCGAGCACGGCCTCAACGCGTCGACCTTCACCGCCCGCGTCATCGCCTCCACCGGCGCGGATGTGGCGGCTTCGCTGTCGGGTGCGATCGGCGCCATGTCCGGCCCGCTGCACGGTGGTGCCCCGGCCCGCGTGCTGCCGATGCTCGAAGAGGTCGAGAAGACCGGCGACGCCCGCAAGTTCGTCAAGGGCATCCTCGACCGCAAGGAGCGGTTGATGGGCTTCGGCCACCGGGTCTACCGGGCCGAGGACCCGCGCGCCCGCGTGCTGCGCCGCACCTGCAAGGAACTGGGTGCCGAGCGCTACGACGTGGCCGTGGCCCTGGAGCAGGCCGCCCTGGCGGAACTGCGTGAGCGCCGCCCGGACCGCGCGATCGAGACGAACGTCGAGTTCTGGGCCGCTGTGATTCTGGACTTCGCCGAGGTCCCGCCGCACATGATGCCCGCGATGTTCACGTGTGCCCGCACGGCGGGTTGGTGCGCGCACATCATGGAGCAGAAGCGCACGGGCAAACTGGTCCGCCCGGCCGCGAAGTACATCGGCCCGGCCCCGCGCAAGCCGGAAGAGGTCGACGGCTGGGACAACATCGCCCACCTGTGA
- the pdxH gene encoding pyridoxamine 5'-phosphate oxidase: MADGDITLALPTMRVAYEQGALTEADLATTWHEQLQRWLDAARQAGVAEPNAMVLATANAEGMPSSRAVLAKGLDERGLVFFTNYTSAKSHDLMATRYASATFPWFAMHRQVSIRGTVEKVSAAETAEYWAKRPRGSQLGAWASPQSIVVNGRPALESALANVERRFADAETVPVPPHWGGWRIQPEVVEFWQGRQDRMHDRLRFQLTRDGWRVQRLGP, from the coding sequence ATGGCGGACGGCGACATCACCTTGGCACTGCCGACCATGCGGGTGGCCTACGAACAAGGTGCGCTCACCGAAGCCGACTTGGCGACCACTTGGCACGAGCAGCTGCAGCGCTGGCTCGACGCGGCCCGCCAGGCGGGTGTCGCCGAGCCGAACGCCATGGTCCTGGCGACCGCCAACGCCGAGGGAATGCCGTCGTCGCGCGCCGTCCTGGCCAAGGGCCTCGACGAGCGTGGCCTGGTGTTCTTCACCAACTACACCTCTGCGAAGAGCCACGACCTGATGGCGACCCGGTACGCGTCGGCGACCTTCCCGTGGTTCGCGATGCACCGGCAGGTCAGCATCCGCGGCACGGTCGAGAAGGTGTCGGCCGCCGAGACCGCCGAGTACTGGGCCAAGCGCCCGCGCGGCTCGCAGCTCGGGGCCTGGGCGTCGCCGCAGTCGATCGTCGTCAACGGTCGTCCCGCCCTGGAGTCCGCGCTGGCCAACGTCGAGCGCCGGTTCGCCGACGCCGAGACCGTGCCGGTGCCACCCCATTGGGGTGGTTGGCGGATCCAGCCGGAGGTCGTCGAGTTCTGGCAGGGCAGGCAGGACCGCATGCACGACCGCCTCCGCTTCCAACTCACCCGCGACGGCTGGCGAGTACAGCGCCTCGGCCCGTAA
- a CDS encoding MFS transporter, translating to MFGKALIDVRPLKIKGYRRLWVSTAVTAVGSQLTAVAVPKQVYDLTGSSAWVGIAGAVGLVPLLVFGLWGGAIADAHDRRTVMIVTNIGVAVTSGLLWLQAFVSLGSVWTVLALLGLQQAFVAVNMPTRSAAIARLVPEELIPQANALGFTTFTFGMVFGPLAAGALIPLLGLSTLYLVDTVALVLALWMVTLLPKLPPGEGSSRKAGLTDIADGFRYLRGRNILLVSFLVDIIAMVAGMPRALFPEMAERTFGDPPGGGLALGWLYAAIPIGSALFGIFSGWFARMPRQGAVITISIIVWGLAMVGFGLTTALWLAVVFLAIGGGADLISAVHRSSMLQTEATDEMRGRMQGVFTVVVAGGPRIADVLHGWGGAALGTAAAATIGGVLVVVLTIATVVAVPKFWRYRFEPRAVSV from the coding sequence ATGTTCGGCAAGGCCCTCATCGACGTGCGGCCGCTGAAGATCAAGGGGTACCGCAGGCTCTGGGTCTCCACCGCCGTCACCGCCGTGGGCAGCCAGCTCACCGCCGTGGCCGTGCCCAAGCAGGTGTACGACCTCACCGGCTCGTCCGCGTGGGTCGGCATCGCGGGGGCGGTCGGCTTGGTTCCGCTCCTCGTCTTCGGCCTCTGGGGTGGGGCGATCGCGGACGCGCATGACCGGCGGACCGTCATGATCGTCACCAACATCGGGGTCGCGGTGACCTCCGGCCTGCTGTGGCTCCAAGCGTTCGTGTCGCTGGGGTCGGTGTGGACCGTGCTCGCCCTGCTCGGACTCCAACAAGCCTTCGTCGCGGTCAACATGCCCACCCGCAGTGCCGCCATCGCTCGACTGGTGCCGGAGGAGCTGATCCCGCAGGCGAACGCGCTCGGCTTCACCACCTTCACCTTCGGCATGGTGTTCGGCCCGCTCGCCGCCGGCGCGCTGATTCCGCTGCTCGGTTTGTCCACTTTGTACCTGGTGGACACCGTCGCGCTGGTGCTCGCGCTGTGGATGGTGACCCTGCTGCCCAAGCTGCCGCCGGGGGAGGGCTCATCCCGCAAAGCGGGCCTGACCGACATCGCCGACGGCTTCCGCTACCTGCGCGGCCGCAACATCCTGCTCGTCTCCTTCCTGGTCGACATCATCGCGATGGTCGCCGGGATGCCCCGAGCCCTGTTCCCGGAGATGGCCGAGCGCACCTTCGGCGACCCGCCCGGTGGCGGGCTCGCGCTGGGCTGGCTCTACGCCGCCATCCCCATCGGCTCCGCGCTCTTCGGCATCTTCTCCGGGTGGTTCGCCCGGATGCCCCGGCAGGGTGCGGTGATCACCATCTCCATCATCGTGTGGGGGCTGGCGATGGTCGGCTTCGGACTGACCACCGCGCTCTGGCTCGCGGTCGTCTTCCTGGCGATCGGCGGCGGCGCCGACCTGATCAGCGCGGTGCACCGCAGTTCCATGCTGCAAACCGAGGCCACCGACGAGATGCGCGGCCGGATGCAGGGCGTGTTCACCGTCGTGGTCGCGGGTGGACCGCGCATCGCCGACGTCCTGCACGGCTGGGGCGGCGCCGCTCTGGGCACGGCCGCGGCGGCCACGATCGGCGGGGTCCTGGTGGTGGTGTTGACGATCGCCACCGTCGTCGCGGTCCCGAAATTCTGGCGCTACCGGTTCGAACCGCGGGCGGTCAGTGTTTGA
- a CDS encoding APC family permease produces the protein MVDQPKSIIVESGGQAQPELKRVIGPGLLLLFVVGDIIGTGVYALTGTVAGKVGGALWLPFLIAFLVAFLTAFSYLELVGKYPRAAGAALYTHRAFKIQFLTFMVAFAVMSSGITSAASAAQAFGNTYLRKLMGDSLTIPTVWIAIGFILLLAAVNFRGVAESLWANVVLTMIELSGLLIVIVIGFYAITQGQGEPSRLLEIDTANQTPFIAVASATALAFFAMVGFEDSVNMAEECREPVRIFPKAMLIGMGVAATIYVLVALTSSLLLPANELSAAKSDALLRVVSAGAPDFPLWVFALIGLLAVINSALINMLMASRLVYGMANERIIPRAFGTVHPFRRTPWVSILFTSLIAVGLVASVDITLLGGTTSLLLLLVFTVVNVAVLVLRKDPVAHKHFRAPTIVPVIGAVTCAFLASPLSGRPAREYGIAAILLAIGVVLWGVNQLLFRSRVSDD, from the coding sequence ATGGTTGACCAACCGAAATCGATCATCGTCGAGTCCGGGGGCCAGGCACAACCCGAACTCAAGCGGGTCATCGGACCCGGGCTGCTGCTGTTGTTCGTGGTCGGCGACATCATCGGCACGGGCGTGTACGCGCTCACCGGGACGGTCGCGGGCAAGGTCGGCGGTGCCCTGTGGCTGCCGTTCCTGATCGCGTTCCTCGTCGCCTTCCTGACCGCGTTCAGCTACTTGGAACTGGTCGGCAAGTACCCGCGCGCGGCCGGTGCGGCGCTCTACACGCACCGCGCGTTCAAGATCCAGTTCCTGACGTTCATGGTCGCGTTCGCCGTGATGTCGTCGGGCATCACCTCCGCGGCGTCGGCCGCGCAGGCGTTCGGCAACACCTACCTGCGCAAGCTGATGGGCGACTCGCTCACCATCCCGACCGTGTGGATCGCGATCGGGTTCATCCTGCTGCTGGCCGCGGTCAACTTCCGCGGTGTCGCGGAATCGCTGTGGGCCAACGTGGTCCTGACGATGATCGAGCTGTCCGGCCTGCTGATCGTGATCGTGATCGGCTTCTACGCGATCACCCAAGGCCAGGGCGAGCCCAGCCGCCTGCTGGAGATCGACACCGCCAACCAGACCCCGTTCATCGCGGTCGCCTCCGCCACGGCGCTGGCGTTCTTCGCGATGGTCGGCTTCGAGGATTCGGTCAACATGGCCGAGGAGTGCCGCGAACCCGTCCGCATCTTCCCCAAGGCGATGCTGATCGGCATGGGTGTCGCGGCCACGATCTACGTGCTGGTCGCCCTCACGTCCTCGCTCCTGCTGCCCGCCAACGAGTTGTCGGCGGCGAAGAGCGACGCGCTGCTGCGGGTCGTCTCGGCCGGGGCGCCGGACTTCCCGCTGTGGGTGTTCGCGCTGATCGGCCTGCTGGCGGTCATCAACTCGGCGCTGATCAACATGCTGATGGCGAGCCGACTCGTCTACGGCATGGCCAACGAGCGGATCATCCCGCGCGCGTTCGGGACCGTGCACCCGTTCCGCCGCACGCCGTGGGTGTCGATCCTGTTCACCAGCCTGATCGCGGTGGGCCTGGTGGCATCGGTCGACATCACCCTGCTCGGCGGGACGACGTCGCTGTTGCTGCTGCTGGTGTTCACCGTGGTCAACGTGGCCGTGCTCGTGCTTCGCAAGGACCCGGTGGCGCACAAGCACTTCCGCGCGCCGACGATCGTCCCGGTGATCGGCGCGGTCACCTGCGCCTTCCTGGCGAGCCCGCTGTCGGGCAGGCCCGCCAGGGAGTACGGCATCGCCGCGATCCTGCTGGCGATCGGGGTCGTGCTGTGGGGCGTCAACCAGTTGCTGTTCCGGTCCCGCGTGTCAGACGACTGA
- a CDS encoding MBL fold metallo-hydrolase: MRVHHLNCGSMRPPGGKLLDGEPGLFRMANMVCHVLLIESEQGLVLVDTGFGETDLARLPGSLPREFVHLVRPLADPSTSAIRQVEALGHKASDVRHIILTHMDLDHAGGLRDFQSATVHVYEPEHTVATAQATVRERQRFRAAQWAHGPKWELYQAGGGDEWFGMRAVRGLVGLPEDFLLVPLEGHTRGHVGVAVDTGSGWLLHAGDAYFNRGEIDPVNPNCPPLMSAFEKIMQVDGKARVANQARLRDLVRDHGDEVTVFSAHDAVELRRLTGSVV; the protein is encoded by the coding sequence GTGCGCGTACACCACCTGAACTGCGGTTCGATGCGCCCGCCGGGCGGCAAGCTGCTCGACGGGGAGCCCGGCCTGTTCCGCATGGCGAACATGGTCTGCCATGTGCTGCTCATCGAGAGCGAGCAGGGCCTGGTCCTGGTCGACACCGGCTTCGGCGAGACCGACCTGGCGCGGCTGCCGGGCTCACTCCCCCGCGAGTTCGTGCACCTGGTCCGTCCGCTGGCCGACCCGTCGACGTCGGCGATCCGGCAGGTGGAGGCGTTGGGCCACAAGGCATCCGACGTCCGGCACATCATCCTGACGCATATGGACCTCGACCACGCGGGCGGCCTGCGCGACTTCCAGAGCGCGACCGTCCACGTGTATGAGCCCGAGCACACGGTCGCGACCGCCCAGGCGACCGTGCGCGAGCGGCAGCGGTTCCGCGCCGCGCAGTGGGCCCACGGCCCGAAGTGGGAGCTCTACCAGGCAGGTGGCGGCGACGAGTGGTTCGGCATGCGCGCGGTCCGCGGCCTGGTCGGGCTGCCCGAGGACTTCCTGCTGGTGCCACTGGAAGGCCACACGCGCGGCCATGTCGGCGTCGCGGTCGACACCGGCTCGGGCTGGCTGCTGCACGCGGGCGACGCGTACTTCAACCGGGGCGAGATCGACCCGGTGAACCCGAACTGCCCGCCGCTGATGAGCGCGTTCGAGAAGATCATGCAGGTGGACGGCAAGGCGCGGGTCGCGAACCAGGCCCGGCTGCGGGACCTGGTCCGCGACCACGGCGACGAGGTCACCGTGTTCTCCGCGCACGACGCCGTCGAACTGCGCCGCCTGACCGGCTCAGTCGTCTGA
- a CDS encoding TetR/AcrR family transcriptional regulator, with protein sequence MGRRTDTRERTLRTAATLFRTQGYHGTGLNQVLAEGGLPKGSLYFHFPGGKEQLAAEAVALAAGELCDWVSATLDGAADPVAGLDAVIQGLAEHLVASDFSRGCPIGTVAPDGGDVVREACVSAFASWQGVVRDFLAAHDIPDAENVATTLLAALEGAQLLARTRRDTAPLYAVGTTMRTLLKGR encoded by the coding sequence ATGGGCAGGCGCACCGACACTCGCGAACGGACGCTGCGGACCGCGGCGACCCTGTTCCGCACCCAGGGCTACCACGGCACGGGCCTCAACCAGGTCCTCGCCGAAGGCGGCCTCCCCAAGGGCTCGCTCTACTTCCACTTCCCCGGCGGCAAAGAGCAGCTCGCCGCCGAAGCGGTCGCGCTCGCGGCGGGCGAGCTGTGCGACTGGGTCTCCGCGACCCTCGACGGCGCCGCCGACCCGGTGGCAGGCCTCGACGCGGTGATCCAGGGGCTCGCCGAGCATCTCGTCGCCTCCGACTTCAGCCGTGGCTGTCCTATCGGGACGGTCGCGCCGGATGGTGGCGACGTCGTGCGGGAAGCCTGCGTGTCCGCGTTCGCCTCCTGGCAGGGCGTGGTGCGCGACTTCCTCGCGGCACACGACATCCCCGACGCCGAAAACGTCGCGACCACGCTGCTCGCCGCCCTGGAGGGCGCGCAGCTGCTGGCCCGCACCCGCCGCGACACCGCACCCCTTTATGCGGTCGGCACGACCATGCGAACACTGTTGAAAGGACGCTGA
- a CDS encoding aldose 1-epimerase family protein, which produces MADEYEITYAGARAVITATGATLRVFEVDGVSYLETFPEDESAPMGSGAVLIPWPNRTAGAEWTYRGEPQHLEVTEPARGNASHGLVRKETWAATVEEDSSVTLELTVGERPGWPFRFRTTVTYALDIEGLAVTHTVHNLADLPMPFGVGAHPYPRPGRSDADDCVLTLAATTHLPLDPERMVPTGPAVPDDSFADGKPLRGTTLDDAFGGCVPGLDGLVRHSLRGPDGGVELWADPVFGWVQVYTPDSFPGKESGRAVAIEPMTCPPDALNSGTDLLEVRPRETWSASWGLRPLRSSL; this is translated from the coding sequence ATGGCCGATGAGTACGAGATCACGTATGCCGGAGCCCGGGCCGTCATCACCGCCACCGGCGCGACCCTGCGCGTCTTCGAGGTCGACGGCGTGTCCTATCTGGAGACCTTCCCCGAGGACGAGTCCGCGCCGATGGGATCGGGCGCGGTCCTGATCCCGTGGCCGAACCGCACCGCGGGTGCGGAGTGGACCTACCGCGGCGAGCCGCAACACCTCGAAGTCACCGAACCCGCGCGCGGCAACGCCAGCCATGGCTTGGTGCGCAAGGAAACCTGGGCCGCCACTGTGGAGGAGGACTCATCGGTCACGCTCGAGCTGACCGTCGGCGAGCGTCCCGGCTGGCCGTTCCGGTTCCGCACCACGGTCACCTACGCGCTCGACATCGAGGGCCTCGCGGTCACCCACACCGTCCACAATCTGGCCGACCTGCCGATGCCCTTCGGCGTCGGCGCCCACCCCTACCCGCGGCCGGGGCGGTCCGACGCCGACGACTGCGTCCTGACGCTCGCCGCCACCACGCACCTCCCGCTCGACCCGGAGCGCATGGTGCCCACCGGCCCGGCCGTCCCGGACGACTCGTTCGCCGACGGCAAGCCGTTGCGCGGCACCACCCTCGACGACGCGTTCGGCGGCTGCGTCCCCGGACTCGACGGCCTGGTCCGCCACTCGCTGCGCGGACCGGACGGCGGCGTGGAGCTCTGGGCGGACCCGGTGTTCGGCTGGGTGCAGGTGTACACGCCGGATTCGTTCCCCGGCAAGGAATCCGGCCGCGCCGTCGCGATCGAGCCGATGACGTGCCCCCCGGACGCGCTCAACTCCGGCACCGATCTGCTGGAGGTCCGGCCGCGCGAAACGTGGTCGGCGTCGTGGGGTCTTCGACCACTAAGGTCGAGCCTGTGA